Proteins encoded together in one Aurantiacibacter aquimixticola window:
- the panB gene encoding 3-methyl-2-oxobutanoate hydroxymethyltransferase gives MSTTFTLDTATSRANPTPQPMRRLTVPKIRARKSDGVTQEPVVMLTAYTARQAQLLDPHCDMLLVGDSLGQVIYGLPSTIPVTMEMMANHAAAVVRGSYHAVVVVDMPFGAYEASPETAFAAAARLLKESGAAAVKLEGGEAMAETVAFMTQRGIPVMGHVGLTPQAVNVLGGYAARGRSDAEADKIVGDAKALDEAEAFAIVVEGVLEPIAIAITQGVSCPTIGIGASAQCDGQVLVTEDMLGMFERVPRFVKKYHDIGSIIEETAATYAREVRERSFPGPDQLYQPKG, from the coding sequence ATGTCCACCACCTTCACGCTCGACACCGCCACCAGCCGCGCCAATCCCACCCCGCAGCCGATGCGGCGTCTCACCGTGCCGAAAATTCGCGCGCGCAAGTCGGATGGCGTCACGCAGGAGCCCGTGGTGATGCTTACGGCATATACGGCTCGCCAGGCGCAATTGCTCGATCCGCACTGCGACATGCTGCTTGTCGGCGACTCGCTGGGCCAGGTGATATATGGACTGCCCTCCACCATTCCGGTGACAATGGAGATGATGGCGAACCACGCTGCCGCCGTCGTGCGCGGTAGCTATCACGCCGTGGTCGTCGTCGACATGCCGTTTGGCGCGTACGAAGCCTCACCCGAAACCGCATTCGCAGCTGCCGCCAGGTTGCTGAAGGAAAGCGGCGCGGCCGCGGTGAAGCTGGAAGGCGGGGAGGCGATGGCCGAAACGGTCGCCTTCATGACCCAGCGCGGCATTCCGGTGATGGGCCATGTCGGGCTTACCCCGCAGGCGGTGAACGTGCTCGGCGGCTATGCAGCGCGCGGGCGCAGCGATGCAGAAGCGGACAAGATCGTCGGCGATGCGAAGGCCTTGGATGAAGCAGAAGCTTTCGCCATCGTGGTCGAAGGCGTGCTGGAGCCGATCGCCATTGCCATAACACAGGGCGTCTCCTGCCCCACCATCGGCATCGGCGCATCGGCGCAATGCGACGGGCAGGTGCTGGTGACCGAAGACATGCTGGGCATGTTCGAGCGGGTGCCGCGCTTCGTGAAGAAATATCACGATATTGGCTCGATCATTGAAGAAACCGCTGCCACATACGCCCGCGAAGTGCGCGAACGCAGCTTCCCCGGGCCGGACCAGCTTTACCAACCCAAGGGTTGA
- a CDS encoding pyridoxamine 5'-phosphate oxidase family protein, protein MSDREELKTDFWKSLADSPFVFLQRDAAPEDAIPMTAQLDKDADSTIWFFTTKDNSLAQGGPATVTFASKGHDMFARIKGTLSEEHSRERLEKQWSKPVEAWYEGGKDDPNLLMLRMDLGKAEIWGDLGAVDTVKMLLGFDVREDAKEENIETVL, encoded by the coding sequence ATGAGTGACCGTGAAGAATTGAAGACCGACTTCTGGAAATCGCTGGCCGACAGCCCCTTCGTATTTCTGCAGCGCGACGCTGCGCCCGAAGATGCCATTCCAATGACTGCGCAGCTGGACAAGGATGCCGACAGCACGATCTGGTTCTTCACCACCAAGGACAACAGCCTTGCCCAGGGCGGCCCTGCCACTGTGACCTTTGCCAGCAAGGGCCACGACATGTTCGCACGCATAAAGGGCACTCTGAGCGAGGAACACAGCCGCGAACGGCTCGAGAAGCAGTGGAGCAAGCCCGTCGAGGCCTGGTACGAAGGCGGCAAGGACGATCCGAACCTGCTGATGCTGCGTATGGACCTCGGCAAGGCGGAGATCTGGGGCGACCTTGGCGCGGTCGACACCGTGAAAATGCTGCTCGGCTTCGACGTGCGCGAAGACGCCAAGGAAGAAAACATCGAGACGGTGCTCTGA
- a CDS encoding sodium-dependent transporter, whose protein sequence is MALTQAGSTGDHWSSRSAFILAAVGAAVGLGNIWRFPTLAGENGGGAFVLVYIGFVILLGLPLVLSEILLGRAGGEDAIGSVRNVAVHSKRSELWKGVGALQILAGFLILSFYSVVAGWVINYVFVAGEDWFGALFSGAPFSVAFAGETQEQITGRMGDLFASPGKLILLHAIFMGATIWIVASGVSDGIEKAAKWLMPTFFVLLVIVTTYGAFTGEFAQAVKFLFTPDFSKLNPIALNEALGQALFSLSLAAGGLLTYGAYITRDVNLAPTAAMIAVADTLVAILAGLMIFPIVFAVGLDPAAGPALIFQTLPIAFSSMPAGSLIGLVFFVLIFFAALTSSISLLEGPTAWVIDRFRIRRPIAAIMVGLVAFGIGVICALGYNILSDVRPLAFWDVFAENDILDALDGVTGKIMLPLGAFLVAIFTGWMADRRLIEQQTGLDGGMFMLWRFLVAWLCPIAVGLVLLLGLVPGLLGD, encoded by the coding sequence ATGGCACTCACGCAAGCCGGATCGACCGGCGACCACTGGTCGTCGCGTAGCGCTTTCATTCTGGCAGCGGTCGGAGCGGCTGTCGGGCTCGGTAATATCTGGCGATTTCCGACACTTGCGGGCGAGAATGGCGGCGGCGCTTTCGTCCTCGTCTATATCGGTTTTGTCATCCTGCTCGGATTGCCGCTAGTTCTTTCGGAAATCCTGCTGGGCCGCGCCGGTGGAGAGGACGCAATCGGATCGGTGCGAAATGTCGCCGTGCACTCCAAGCGGTCGGAGCTCTGGAAGGGTGTCGGCGCGCTGCAGATCCTGGCTGGTTTCCTAATCCTGTCCTTTTACTCGGTCGTCGCAGGCTGGGTTATCAATTACGTGTTTGTCGCAGGCGAAGACTGGTTCGGTGCGTTGTTCTCCGGTGCGCCCTTCTCGGTGGCTTTCGCCGGAGAAACGCAGGAACAGATCACCGGTCGGATGGGCGATCTCTTCGCCAGCCCAGGCAAACTGATCCTGCTGCACGCGATTTTCATGGGCGCGACGATCTGGATCGTCGCCAGCGGTGTCAGCGACGGCATCGAGAAAGCGGCGAAATGGCTGATGCCGACCTTTTTCGTATTGCTCGTCATCGTAACGACCTACGGCGCTTTTACGGGAGAGTTTGCGCAGGCCGTCAAATTCCTGTTCACCCCCGACTTCAGCAAACTTAACCCGATCGCGTTGAACGAGGCGCTGGGACAGGCACTGTTCTCGCTCAGCCTCGCCGCCGGTGGATTGCTGACTTACGGCGCCTACATTACCCGCGATGTAAATCTGGCGCCGACGGCCGCTATGATCGCCGTGGCCGATACTCTTGTCGCGATCCTGGCCGGCCTTATGATCTTTCCGATCGTCTTCGCCGTCGGGCTCGACCCGGCGGCAGGGCCTGCGCTTATCTTCCAGACGCTGCCCATCGCATTCAGCTCCATGCCGGCCGGATCGCTCATCGGCCTCGTTTTCTTCGTGCTGATCTTCTTTGCGGCGCTGACGAGCTCGATCTCTCTGCTGGAAGGGCCGACAGCCTGGGTGATCGACCGTTTCCGCATCCGGCGCCCGATCGCTGCCATCATGGTTGGCCTCGTTGCTTTCGGTATCGGCGTCATCTGCGCGCTGGGCTATAATATCCTGTCGGATGTGCGCCCTCTGGCTTTTTGGGACGTATTTGCCGAGAACGACATTCTCGATGCGCTGGATGGCGTGACCGGCAAGATCATGCTGCCGCTTGGCGCGTTCTTGGTCGCGATCTTCACCGGCTGGATGGCGGACCGCCGCCTGATCGAACAGCAGACTGGCCTCGATGGCGGCATGTTCATGCTGTGGCGCTTCCTCGTCGCCTGGCTATGCCCGATTGCCGTCGGCCTCGTGCTGCTCCTCGGCCTCGTACCCGGCTTGCTCGGCGACTGA